The genomic window GATGAACAGCCCCAGTTTGCAATGTACATAATTTGTTTCcttgtaacaacatgaacattgaAAATGGGAAAAAAGAGAGGGGGTTACAAATAAATTTATGGATATTGTACTTTTATATACTTGACTGTTTAATTTCCTTACAAAcctcatttttatttctttaacaaggtGCAAATTCAGAATTGTTATATCTGATTTTTTATTGAATCTGTCATCTCTAATTggcacttttttttttattagtatagttatgcaaggttaaaatatgctataagtaCTTGCACTCTTAGtaaattaagaatttagtccttatgcttttattttcaagaattcagatttcaaaattttagttcagTTGTTAACACTATTAATTGTAATTGTTAAATTGGTTAGTGTgatcttttttaaataaaaaaggtcCCCTTTAATAACaatgtaattaaaaatgtttcaattaacttgaatttaacaaaaataatttttataagattaagaatttaactaaaatttaaaattttaaaaaaaattaaattttaatcatatgccaatttaaattttaaaaggttcCAAGTTAATGCTCAAATGCAGATTATATTTTACCTAAGTCATTCGATTTTGAGGTATTTTTTATCTAAATCATTCGATTTTAAGGATTTAGCTTTTCTTTGTCAAAATGTTAAATAGATCGAGTCGTTTAATAAATTTCGAAACACTTGTTTGGCTATTGAAAGGTTGAGTTCCCATACTATTGACCCTAACACCATGTTCATAACAAATCACTTTTTCTTGTTATTGTGCTTTGATTGCTGTTTGTTAAAACAAGTCGATTGGGAAATGAAATGAAACTACCGAATTCcatgcaatttcatccatttgtttACTTGGCCAAATTAGAAATGgattcttttttacaaataatttttataataatacaattttgtcaatatctaattacaaatatttaatttttatatttaaatttttaaatatagtttatatattctaattaaattttataaataattaatattaattactaagaaatatttacaattaatattatatattaaaatattagcaataagttataataaattattttttatatttttgttaaaatatcgtaatattaactaatttgaacattatttaaatacatatttgttactttataatatcatgtctaaaatggacattttattcttcaaaagtactttttgacaacaataccaaacactcaaaattttcaaaagcacttctcaaaagcaatgaagaactgacCCTAAGAAAGTAAATTAACAACAGTAGGACAGTTAAAATTTTATACCGGATAAAAAATTCTTTACGACTACGCAGAAAAATCCAAAGCATTATGTCCAAATAACATAAAAGCAGGTTCAGATTGCGATAATGCAACGTTAAATCTTCATAACACaattttttatcttaatatttagtttaattaaaatgtagtagtttaaaagttttttttaatatattagctGGGACATTGCAGAGTATAGAATTTTCTTTCCagttatgttataatattaaaatcaagTGCTTATTTAAAATCCAGCCTACACTAGGTTCACAGGGGACTAGCccctaaaattttgaagctcccTAGCTTGTGGTATCCCATTTCAAATTGGAATACTTACATGTTTGGGCCCCCTATTCCAAAAAGTGAACATTTTCTATTTTTCCCTCTTGAATTTTTTGAACTTCCTTAAATACCATACATTTTTTAAATAGGGTAAATTTATATTTAGTCCCTCTTAattttttaccctttaaaaaatttataatttgatataataaatttagtgatACATTTGGTTAATAGTTCATCAATCATTATTAGCTTAATTTTATCTATCTACCTTTCCAACCAATCAAATACATATCAACATTAACTATTGAATTACAATATTTAACAGAAATTATATATTTACATGATTTACATTCTATAATCATATATAATCTTTTTCTTTGCAAattggggtttggggttttagTATTACTAATTATGACAATAATAGACCTTCCTTGAAGGATTTAAGCTCTATTTTAACCCATCGCAAGATTTGGAACAATAAATTTTTACTTATATTTGAAACATCATATCTTGTAAAGCTTGAGTGTTCATGATAATACTACCATTCATAGGAAGAACAAACAATTTAACAGTGAGTTGAAAGAGATAAGGAAATTGTAGGGATCTACTGTAAAAAGAAATGACATGGAGGCCATCACAGACATTTTCGTCGAGATGAAAACTAACACAAGAAAAATATGAATAATGATTAACCAAAATACTAAACATACAGAAACATCGAGCACTGACCAGGCTCAGAGACGGCGGGATGATTTCTCATCTGAGCTAGCAGAAAAACTTGGACATAAATATATTGGCATTGACGTATTCGAAGAAAGAACTTCAGAAGCCTTATGATATGTGGTCATTGATTGATCGCGGATAAAATCTGATGATAGAGAAAACAATAGACAGTTAAACTTTCGGCATTACCAAGTTCTGATGGGCAACAATAGTGTAATTATACAGAAACCCGACAGGCGAAGAAGAAAATATGAATATTGTTAAAGTAGAAATATAAGACGGAACTGGTTGAAGATGATAAGATGCCTTATCACCGAAAATGCGAAAAACATCCAGTCCCATAGCTTTGTCGAGTTCCTAACAAAAGGTAAAAACACGATTCAGTAGGCACACAAACAACATCAGcaaaaaggaaaataagtctCAGGTCTTGGTTTTCAAGTGGAAATAACATCACTGATATTCAATGCATCTGGGGAGCTATCGAGATCAGAGATAAATTTTTGAAGGTGTTCATCCTTCAAGGCTTCACAGACTGCATTGGAAGAAGCTGCATCAGAGAACATTGAGATGTAAATAGTAGTGTGAAGCAAATTAACCAGATTTGGCATCAAGACAGCTTGTCTAAAGGTTCTCTGGCTCTAACATCATGTAGATAATGAGAACATTTTGATCATACAAGCTAGTTATCTTAAGCTGGAAGGCATTTAAGCTTCTACCATACAACTCAGTCTAATGTACATTGAGCCCCTGGGAATCAATTTATCTGATGTGGAAAAATGCTTTGGGACCTGACATAAAACTTCATGCAGACCAAATATAGCTAAAAGCAATACAATCGGCCTActataaaatgcaaaaaataatCTACCACAAGTCCACCACAATACCCTCGGAATATCCTTTTAACACATTACAACCTTTGAATCATCTATAACCATCATCAATATATTGAGCTCTAAGATATCTCCATGAGATTTCAGTATTTCTCCCATGGATACATTGAATTCTTATCGAAAGCAAAAGATCTACTGGCAATTCCAATTTATGCAGTCATTTTCATGACACTATATTTCCAAGTTAATTACAAATCTTGTGACAAAGATTTTCTTCatacattttgcattttattgcACTTGGATATCTTGATTGGGTTGCTAAATATCAATGAGATACCAGTGCATAAATTATAATAAGGAGTGGATTCTTTTTCAAACATTTGCTCAAGTGACGTACTTCCTCCCACTTTAAGGAGGATTTTACTAAAGATATCCAAGCTACGattagattaaaaatatataccaaTAGCTTGCATTTGCATTATTGTAGCACTTCACTTGGGTCATCAACTTCTAGTTTTCGTTCCACCTGAAATCCAGGATTAGCacctaaaagaaacaaaagaaacatcatttgaattttgAAGGTCTCCAGGAAAAGAAAGGGGGATTTGATTAAGTTCTTGATATTAACACACCATGATGACAAAAAATTAATTTGCACGTATGAGAATGACATTTCATGAAACTAAGCTCTGAGTAGTGATTATCTCCACAAAACTCATCGTGAAGCAACATATCAAGCATGCAAATGTAAAACATGTTTCTTTGCCCAGGCTTTAAAATCATAAAGGCCCTCACTTGGTTAGATACAACCAAAATCATTTGTTTTTAGAAGAAATGGTAGCTGTTAAAAGCCTTTATGAAGGTTCTTAAAAAAATGTTACTAGATGTCGAAGCTCGTAATATTAGCACATATGAAAAGGAAACATGAATAAGATTCAAATGTTGAAGCAGACTATTCACTAggaaaacaaaacattaaaagaCGACTTTCCTATCAGATCTTCTGAAAAACTTCAAATAAGCATATATCTAAAGATAAACATCAAACACTACTTTCGAATTTTTAAATCACCAGAAAACTTTCAGTTAATGAATACTTACCAAATCTTCCCAGGTGATTCTGGCTTGACATTGGGGGTCACTGCATTGTCAGTGGACTCTGGCTTTACACTAGTTGTTACAGCACTATCGATGGACCCTCAATTCACACTGTGGGATCCTGCATTATTCACAGACTTgcattagtttttaaatttggccATTCTGAAACCACAGAGCAAAGGCCAACTTCAGCTAGAAAACATAGGTAAAACCCCTTAGCTCTGTTAGTTTCTGTTAACCTGAGCTTGAGTGGAAATACACATTGGTTAAATTCGCAGTGGGTTTCCAATGACATAAAGCTCAGTATGGATTACTGAACAGACCAGAAAAGcaaagtattttaaattttattaaattcacatCTGCGGGACCGGTTCTGGGCAAagtgattttattaaaaatttgattttggggaGTTGATGACTGAAACTTTTGTTCACGTTAAGTTGATAATAAACAAAACTATTATacaattgttaatttttttatgatttttaaattttttacataattataattttaaaaatatttttataaattcaaataacAAATAGTAAATTTTCggaattttcaagtttttttatacttcaaattttttaatattcattttaaaattatcattaaaatattataaaagtaccAAATGGAATGTATTAACTATAATTCAGAGATGAAATTGTATATTTACCCTTAAATTAATGCGGCTGTTAATAAACAAAGTGACCAAAACCTTGTATTTCAATGGCAAAAGAATTATCACCAaagttcaatgaccattttaGTTTGACCTTGTTAGGCTTTGTTAGTATTCTGGTCTAATTATTATCTCAGACCC from Gossypium hirsutum isolate 1008001.06 chromosome D12, Gossypium_hirsutum_v2.1, whole genome shotgun sequence includes these protein-coding regions:
- the LOC107931065 gene encoding uncharacterized protein; translated protein: MQMQAIASSNAVCEALKDEHLQKFISDLDSSPDALNISDELDKAMGLDVFRIFGDKASYHLQPVPSYISTLTIFIFSSSPVGFLYNYTIVAHQNLVMPKV